The Pandoraea vervacti DNA window GGTCGACGCCGACAACGAAAGGGCATCGCTTGCGGCCACCTACGAAAGCGGCCCGCCATTCACCCTCGGAGCGCTTGTGATCTCCGGCACGCGCCGCTATCCCGAGCAGATCATCCGCAACGTCAATCCGCTGTCCGAGGGGGAGCCGTTCGATGCGGACCGGCTGCAGGAACTGCAACGCCAGATTCAGGCCACGCCGTACTTCTCGAACGTGATCATTTCAGTGACGGAAGATCCGGCGAAGGCGGAAAACGCGCCCATCGAAGTGAAGGTGCGCGAATTTCCCGAGCACCGTGTGCAAAGCGGTGTGGGTTACACGACCGACACCGGCGCGAGCATCAATGGACGCTACTCTTACTACAACCTGTTCGGCAAAGCGTGGACGTTCGATTCGCAGGCGCGCCTGGAGCAGTACCGGCAGGGCGGTTACGCGGAGATCGGCATGCCGCCGGATTCGAGCGCCTATACCAACAGCATGCGAGGCTCGTTCGATCGCACGTATCTGAACGGTCTCGATCAGCGCTCGACGCAGGTCGGCATCAAGCGCGCCCGGTCGCGCGAGCGTTACGACTGGGCCTACACGCTGGACTTTTACCGAACGGATGAGCGCCCCGACGGCGGCGAGCGTTTTCTGAACAAGGCGCTCGTGCCCGCGTTTTCATGGAACCGGCGCGACGTGGACGACCTGATCTTTCCGCGCAAGGGCAATATCATCAATACGCAGATCGGGTTTGCGGCCAAGCCGCTGCTGACCGATCAGAGCTTCGCGCGCCTGTACGGCCGTATCCGCCAGTACTTCCCGGTCGGCGAGCGCGACCTCGTGCTGGCGCGGCTGGAGATCGGCGCGGTGATCACGAACGGCAACAGCAACCGGATTCCGTCGTCGCTGCTGTTCTTTGCGGGCGGCACGTCATCGATTCGCGGCTATACGTACCAGAGCATCGGACGCCAGCAAAACGGCACCACGTTCCCCACGAAATATCTCGGCACCGCCAGCCTCGAGTATCAGCGCTGGTTCACGCGCGATTGGGGCGCGGCCGTGTTCTGGGATGTGGGCACGGCTACCGACGACTATCGTCACCCCACACCGCTGTATCACGGGGTGGGCGTGGGGGTGCGCTGGCGCAGCCCGGTCGGCCCGGTGAACCTCGACCTCGGCTACGGCGTGCACGACAAGCGGTTCCGTCCGGCCATCTCGTTGGGGGTGGCGTTCTGATGACGACGATGCCTTTGACTCACGCCACGCCATCCATCGCCATGACAGGGGACGTGCGCGGCGACGCACGCGAACCGACCCTGACGCGGCCCGGCACGAACGCTGACAACGCCAACAACGGCAGCCGCCCGCCGTCGCCCCCGTCCGGGGACGAGCGCACGCCACCACCTCCGCCGCCTGCGGGCCGAGGCCGGTGGGGCCGCACCCTGCTCGGCGTGGCGCTCACACTCGTGCTCGTGGTGATACTGGCGCTCGGCGCGCTGCTCTGGGCGATGTCGAGCGAGCGCGGGAGCCGCTGGCTCTGGCAGACGGCCGTGTCCACGCTGGGCGGCAAGCTCGCCGGCGAGTGGCGCAGCGGAAGCGTGCTGCATGGCTTCACCGTTGGCGACGTACGCTATGTCGACGGTGCGACCCGCATCACCGTCAGTCGGCTGGAGAGTCGCTGGGCGCTGCGTTGGCGCCCGCTGCATTTCACCGTCGACAAACTGCACGCAGGCGAGGTCGAGCTGGCCTTCGCGCCGTCGCCGCCATCGACCACGCCCACGACGATGCCGACCCGTCTGCATCTGCCGCTCGGTCTGACGCTGAACGACGTGCGTGTGGCGAAGCTCACGCTCCATTCGCCAGCGCTCGTGCTGGAGGACGTTCGCGTCAATGCGCGAAGCGATGGTACGCAGCATACGGTGCAGATCGAGCACCTCGGTACGCCGTACGGCGAGGCGGTCGCCAACGTTCGGTTGAACGGCGAGCGCCCGTTTGCGCTGGGCGGCAATGTCGGCCTGCAAGCGAAAGCCGGCGACATTCCGGTCGCATTGAAAGCGGATTTGTCCGGCTCGCTCGACGCGCTCGTCGTCGATCTGACGGCGAGCGGCGAGAAGCTCAACGGCACCGCGCACATTGCGGCGTCGCCGTTCGGTGCGGTGCCGCTCTCGCGGGCGCAAATCGCGTTCGATCACATCAATCCGCGCGATTTCGCGCCAAGTGCGCCGCAAGCGGACCTGGCGATACAGGCTGACTTGCGCCCGGAGCCCGGTGCGAAAGTCTTCCGTGTGCTGGGGCCGGTGTCGGTCGTCAATGCCGGGGCGGGAGCGATCGATGCAGGTCGCTTGCCGCTCGAGAGTCTGCGCACGCAGGTGTTGCTCGACGCCACGCGTCAGGCGTTGACCGGTATCGAACTGAAGCTCGCGGGCCGCGCCGTGCTGACCGGCAGCGGCGAACTGCGCCGCGAAGCGCTTGCGGCTGGGGACACGCCTGCGGTGGCTGCGGCATCGGGTGCGAGCGGTGTCAGCGCCGGGACCCACGGCACGACGGCGAGCGCAGCGCCGGCGGCAAGCGCGCCGACGGCGTCGCCGCCCGCAACGGTCAGCGCCGACGGCACCTCAACCAAGACCACGGCCGAGACCGAGACCAAGCCCACGACCGCAGACGCCGATGTCACCGTGGGTGGCTTCGCCCTCATGATGCGCAACCTCGATCTGCGTGCGCTATACGGCAAGCTGCCCGCAACGAAGCTCGGCGGTCCGCTCGACATCAAGCTCGACGCCAGCGGACAACGCATCGCGCTCGATTGGCGTGATGCCGCACACCGCGTGCTCGCCGACGTCGGCCTGGATGCCAAGGGCACCCGAATCCACGCGTTATCGCTGGAGGCGGGCAACGGCAAGGCAGCGGCAACCGGTGTTCTGGAGAATGGCGACACCGGTGCGTATCGGGCGCAGATCAAGCTCACACGCTTCGATCCCGCTGCCTGGTACGACCTTTACGGCCCACCGAAGCGTGGTGCGAAGACCCCCGCAGCTAGCGTAACTGGACAGTTGGACGCCCAGGGCGTGTTGCGTCCCGAGTTCGGTCTGGCGCTGAAGTTCGCGTTGCACGACAGCATTTACGCCGATCTGCCGATGAGCGGCGCGGGCACCGTAAAGCTGGCGGGCACGCGTTTGCTGCCGAGCGATGCGAACCTGCTTGTCGCGGGCAACAAGGTGCTGTTGCGCGGCAGTTTCGGGGCGCCGGGCGACAAGATGGCCGTCAATGTCGACGCGCCGTCACTCGACAAACTGGGCTTCGGCCTCGCCGGTCGTTTGCAACTGGACGCTCAGGTGTCGGGCACGATGGAGCGCCCGGCCGTGGCGGCCACGCTCGCGGCCGACAAGCTGGTCTTCGGCGCGCAGACGCTCGAACATCTGGCGGGCAAGGTGGACGTGAGCGGCGGTCTGCCCGGTGCGGCGGGCGATCGACTGAACGTCACGCTCGACGGTCAAGGTTTCACCAGCGCCATCGCCAGGCTCGACAAGCTCTCGCTGGCGTTGGCCGGCACGCGCGGCGCACATACCCTGCACCTCAAGGCCACGGGCAAGTTGCGTGAGGCGCCGGTAGACATGAACCTCGATGCCGCAGGCGCCGTGACGAACGCACGCGGCAAGCCGGGGTGGAAGGGTACGATCCAGACCCTCGCGAACCGCGGTGTGCCGAAGCTCGATCTGGCCTCGCCGTGGCAGGTAGAGGCGAGTGCGGAGCGTGTGCACCTGGGGGCGGCGAAGCTCGTCACGGGCGCGGGCGCGTTGTCGCTCGCGAACTTCGATTACGGCGACGGGCAACTGAAGACGGCAGGTACGATCGACACCCTGGACATCGCTCAGGTGCTGCGTGTCGTGCAGTCGTTCACGGGCGAGCCGTCGCCGATCGCGAGCGATCTGATCCTCGACGGCAAATGGAACGTGAGCGCCGGGCAACGGGCCGACGGCTTTGTCGAAGTCGTTCGCCGCAGCGGCGACGTCACCCTGCGTCGCGGTGGCGTGAACGATAGCGTCAAGGTAACGGTCACGGGCATTCCCGGCCTGAGCGCGGAGAAAGGCGGCGTAGGGGCGCGGGTGCCGCTGGGCATTTCGGAGTTGCGTACGCGCATCGATCTGTCCGGGCAGACCGCCCGCGCGACGGTGAAAGCCGTCTCCTCGCTGGTCGGAACCGTGGATGCAGACGTGCAAGCCGGCCTGCGCGTTCAGGGCGGTATCCCTGACGTGCCCGACGACGCGCCGCTCACGGGGCGCATTGCTGTCGCGATTCCGAACCTGTCGAAATTCGAAGACCTTGCCGGTGCGCAGTTCAACTTCAAGGGTCGGGCAAATCTGAATGTGACGCTGGCAGGCACGGTTGCGAAGCCTCGCCCCACGGGCCAACTGAGCGCCGACGACCTCTCGGTGCAAATGTTCGACACGGGGGTGAGCGTGAAGGACGGCAAGGTCCGCATCGATCTCACTCCGACCGAAATCGTCTTGCGAGACGTCGTCGTGACAGGGGGCGGCGGCGGCACGGCGCGTGCGACGGGCAATATTCGTCTCGACACGCCGGAGCCGACGCTCGGCATCACCCTGAACGCCGACAAGTTGCAACTGTTCGCAGCGCCCGATCGTCAGTTGTCGCTGACTGGCGAGGCCAAGGCGACGGGCAGCGGCGAAGCGATGGCGCTGAACGGCAAGTTCACCGTCGACCGTGCGCGCTTCGCGTTGCCCCCGACGAGTGCGCCCAAGCTGAGTGACGATGTGATCGTCGTGCGCGGCGGGGCGCAGGCCCGGACCAAGCCGCTCGACCCGAAGGATCAGGCCGCGCGAATCGGCGAGCAACCGACGAGCCGCTTCTCGCCGCACATCAATGTCGAGGTGAATCTGGGGCGCGATTTCCGTTTCGTCGGTGCGGGCGCCGACCTGCTTCTGCGCGGCAGCATGCGGGTGCAAAGCGATCCGCTCACCCCCATGCGGGCGACCGGCACCATTACCGTGGCGGAAGGCACGTACGAGGCATTCGACCGCAAATTGGCAATCGAACGCGGCGAAATCAACTTCGTCGGTCCGCTGGACAATCCCAATCTCTACATTCAGGCGATGCGTCGCAATCAGGAAGTGGCGGCCGGGGTGCTCGTGACGGGCACAGTGCGTCAACCGCGCGTGTCGCTCGTGTCCGAGCCGAGTGTGTCGGACGAAGAGAAACTTTCGTGGCTGATGTTCGGCCATGGCCCCGACGGCGCGGGTCTCGGCCAGCGTCAGGCCATGGCGGGGGCGGCGACCGCACTGCTCGGCGCGACCGGCGGCAAGCGCATCATCAAGGACCTGGGGATCGACGAGTTCAGCATCGGCACCAGCGACTCGGGCCTGCCCGACGACCAGCAGGTCGTGAAGGTCGGCAAGGCAATCTCGGACAACTTTGCCCTGGGATACGAGCAGAGTCTGACGAGCGCGGCGAGTATCGTGAAAATCACGTGGCAGGTGTCGCGTCGCTGGCAGATTGCGTTGCGTACCGGTTCGCTGTCCGGCTTCGACGTGTTGTTCAACCGCCGCTTCGACTGATGGTGGACGTCAGGCCGATCGTTGATGAAGCGGCGGTGAAGCGGTGGTGAAGCGGTGGCGGCGCGTTGGTCGGGCGCATGCCGGATCCGGGTGAGCAATACCGCCAAACGTGAAAAGGAGAGGGAACGATGAAAATGACGGAAACGTCGCCGAATCCGGAACGTGGCGCATATGGCATGCGCCGGGGCCTTCGCTGGGGAGCCGCTATGGGACTGTTTGCGAGTCTGTTGGGATTGTTCGGCTGCGATCAGCAGCAAATCGACAGGGCGCGTGAGAAAGCGCGCGATACGTTTAACGCCGTCAAGCCGGACGACATGCTGCTGCGCGACCTTCAGCCCGGTGTGACCACCGAAGCGCAGGTGCGCGAGCAGATGGGCAAGCCGGAGATCGTCTGGGAGAACGCGGACGGCTCACGTCGGCTGGAATACCCGCGTGCGCCCGGTGGCCTGAAGACGTACATGGTCGATATCGGCGCGGACGGCACGTTGCGACGCGTGACGCAGGCCCTGTCGGCGGAAAATTTCGAGCAGGTGCAGCCCGGCATGTCGCAGGACGACGTGCGGCGTCTGCTGGGCAAACCGACCCGTGTCGAGGAGTACCGTCTCAAGAAGGAGACGGTGTGGAGCTGGCGCTGGCTGGAAGACGGCGTGAATTCGCCGGGCATGTTCAACGCTCACTTCGGGCCGGATGGGCGGGTGACGGTGACCTCCCGGTCACCCGATCCGGCGTCGGAGCGTCCCTGATCGAATCGACGCGCACTCGATACACAATCGACGCGTCACCGACGCGTGACGTCGCAGGCGGTGTTTGGCGAGGCGCTCAGCGTGCCGGTGTCCGCCCGGTCCGTGCGGCCTCGCGATGCCGGTTCGTCACCATTCGTTCATGCAACCGCACGATGATCTTGCTGCCGGTCTTCTCGAACGCAAACGGCAGCACGGCATGGACCAGACAGGCAAGGCAGGCGCCGAGCAGCGGCAAGGCGAAGGACAACGCCGAGCCCATGTGCTGGAGATAGTTTTCGCCGACAGAGGCAGGGTGTCGAGTGAAAAATTTCATAATGACCTCTGTTTTAAGAATGTTTTTGAAGTCTACTGGTGAGTGCGAGGTAAAGGCTTTCAAATATCCTGATGAATCGGGTAGGATTTGGAATAATTTTCCTCCCGGACGTCTATCATGGACAAAACCGATCTCGCGATCCTCGAAAATCTGCAAACCGATGCCTCCCGCTCGTTGGGCGAGCTTGCGGAGGCGGTCCATCTTTCGCCGACACCTTGCTGGCGGCGCGTGCAGCGTTTGCGGGAAAACGGGGTAATCACCGGGCAGGTGACGCTTTGCGACCCGCAACAGCTCGATCTGCGCGTGATCGCCTTCGTGTTCATCAAGGCGGCGACCCATAGTGAAGACTGGATGGTGCGTTTCGTGGCCGGTGCCCGCGAGTTGCCCGAAATCGTCGAAATCCACCGCATGGCGGGTGACATCGACTATCTGCTCAAGGTCTATCTACCGGATATCGCGGCGTACGATCGGTTCTACAAAAAGCTCATTCGTGTGGCGGACTTGCAGGACATCAGCGCCAGCTTCTCGATGGAGACGGTGAAGTTCACCACGGCATTGCCGGTCGATCACCTGCGCTAACCCGGGGGCTACGCGCCACCGTTGTAGGGGGCGCCATAATGCAAAACACCCCGAGTCCGGGAGACCGGCACTCGGGGTGTTGGGTAGGCAGCGTATGGCGCGCGACCGTACGCTACGCACCTGCCTCATGCATTCACTTCAGGCACTCACTTCACGCGCATACCGGGCTTAGCGCCATCGTGCGGCTCGAGAATGTAAATGCCCGGTTCGGCCTTCTCGTCGGCAGCCGACGCGGCGAGCACCATGCCTTCGGACAGGCCGAACTTCATCTTGCGCGGGGCGAGATTGGCGACCATCACCGTCAACTTGCCGACCAGCACTTCCGGCTGCGGATAGGCTGACCTGATGCCGGAGAAGACATTGCGCGTTTGCGCTTCGCCCACGTCGAGCGTGAGTTGCAGCAGCTTGTCCGAGCCCTCCACCGCCTTGCAATCGACAATGCGCGCAATGCGCAGATCGATCCTGGCGAAGTCGTCGATGGTGATGATGCCGTCGTCGACCGTCTCAGCGGACTTTTCCGCCTTGGCCGACTTGTCCTTGCCCTTCGCCCTGGCCGCTGCAGCGTCGCCCGGGGGCGCGCTTGCCTGCAAGGAGTCGCGATTGGCGGCGAGCAGCGCTTCGACCTGCTTGCCTTCAACGCGCGTCATCAGGTGCTTGTAAGCGGTGATGGCGGTATCGGCGGTGAGCGCGCGCTCGACGTCCTGCCACGTTTGCGGGGCAATGTTCAGGAACTGTTCCACGGCTTGCGCTGTGCTCGGCAGCACCGGCTTGAGATAGAGCGTGAGCAGGCGGAACGCTTCCAGACACACAGAGCACGCGTCGTGCAGAGCATCCGCCTGCGCCGGGTCCTTCGCGAGATCCCACGGCTTGACCGTGTCGACGTAGCCGTTGACGGCGTCGGCCTGTTCCATGACCAAGCGCAGCGCCTTGCCGAATTCGCGACCTTCGTAATAAGTCGCGATCTGAGGTGCCACGGCGCGGATCTGTTTGAGCAGCGGCGCCTGCATGGCGTGCGCCGACACGCGGCCATCGAAACGCTTGATGAGGAAACCGGCGGCACGGCTGGCGATATTGACGTACTTGCCGACCAGATCGCTGTTGACGCGCGCGATGAAGTCATCGAGGTTCAGGTCGAGATCTTCCATCGTGTTGCCGAGCTTGGCGCCGATGTAATAGCGCAGCCATTCCGGATTCAGCCCGGTGTCGATGAAGCTCTGCGCCGTAATGAACGTGCCGCGCGACTTCGACATTTTTTGACCGTCCACGGTCAGGAAGCCGTGGGCGTACACGTTGGTCGGCGTGCGATGGCCCGAGAATTCGAGCATCGCCGGCCAGAACAGCGTGTGGAAGTACATGATGTCCTTCCCGATGAAGTGGTACTGCTCAGTCGTGGAACCGGGCTTGACCCATTCGTCGAAGTTCAGGCCGCGCTTGGCGCACAGGTTCTTGAAGCTGGCGTAGTAGCCGACGGGTGCGTCGAGCCACACGTAGAAGTACTTGCCCGGCGCGCCCGGAATCTCGAAGCCGAAGTACGGTGCATCGCGCGAGATGTCCCAGTCGGCCAGCGTCGATTCGCCGTCTTCGCCGAGCCATTCCTTCATTTTGTTCGCCGCTTCCGGCTGGGCGAGACCCGACACCCACTTGCGCAGGAACTGTTCGCAACGCTTGTCCGAGAGCTTGAAGAAGTAGTGGGTCGAGGTCTTGCGAATTGGCGTGGCGCCCGAGACGACCGAGTAGGGGTTGAG harbors:
- a CDS encoding Lrp/AsnC family transcriptional regulator, which produces MDKTDLAILENLQTDASRSLGELAEAVHLSPTPCWRRVQRLRENGVITGQVTLCDPQQLDLRVIAFVFIKAATHSEDWMVRFVAGARELPEIVEIHRMAGDIDYLLKVYLPDIAAYDRFYKKLIRVADLQDISASFSMETVKFTTALPVDHLR
- the bamE gene encoding outer membrane protein assembly factor BamE domain-containing protein, which produces MGLFASLLGLFGCDQQQIDRAREKARDTFNAVKPDDMLLRDLQPGVTTEAQVREQMGKPEIVWENADGSRRLEYPRAPGGLKTYMVDIGADGTLRRVTQALSAENFEQVQPGMSQDDVRRLLGKPTRVEEYRLKKETVWSWRWLEDGVNSPGMFNAHFGPDGRVTVTSRSPDPASERP
- the metG gene encoding methionine--tRNA ligase; this encodes MSRRILVTSALPYANGQIHIGHLVEYIQTDIWVRFMRMQGHEVYYVGADDTHGTPVMLRAEKEGLTPKQLIDRVWKEHKRDFDSFGISFDNYYSTDSEENRELSENVYLALKEQGLIEARDIEQAYDPVKEMFLPDRFIKGECPKCGAKDQYGDSCEVCGSTYAPTDLLNPYSVVSGATPIRKTSTHYFFKLSDKRCEQFLRKWVSGLAQPEAANKMKEWLGEDGESTLADWDISRDAPYFGFEIPGAPGKYFYVWLDAPVGYYASFKNLCAKRGLNFDEWVKPGSTTEQYHFIGKDIMYFHTLFWPAMLEFSGHRTPTNVYAHGFLTVDGQKMSKSRGTFITAQSFIDTGLNPEWLRYYIGAKLGNTMEDLDLNLDDFIARVNSDLVGKYVNIASRAAGFLIKRFDGRVSAHAMQAPLLKQIRAVAPQIATYYEGREFGKALRLVMEQADAVNGYVDTVKPWDLAKDPAQADALHDACSVCLEAFRLLTLYLKPVLPSTAQAVEQFLNIAPQTWQDVERALTADTAITAYKHLMTRVEGKQVEALLAANRDSLQASAPPGDAAAARAKGKDKSAKAEKSAETVDDGIITIDDFARIDLRIARIVDCKAVEGSDKLLQLTLDVGEAQTRNVFSGIRSAYPQPEVLVGKLTVMVANLAPRKMKFGLSEGMVLAASAADEKAEPGIYILEPHDGAKPGMRVK
- a CDS encoding autotransporter assembly complex protein TamA, which gives rise to MLIALTCGLLGLTGFAHADYRVRVDAPKDIAKLLKDNLDAVRYAERDDIGEAQFEHIIATVGEQVQELTSTEGYFSPVTHVDVATINGKRDVNIKVDAGPRTHIKDVDLKFTGPVAEQDPQRVGQLRSAWELPVDAPFRQSDWDKAKNDTLFQLGQKRYHAAKMTFSRAVVDADNERASLAATYESGPPFTLGALVISGTRRYPEQIIRNVNPLSEGEPFDADRLQELQRQIQATPYFSNVIISVTEDPAKAENAPIEVKVREFPEHRVQSGVGYTTDTGASINGRYSYYNLFGKAWTFDSQARLEQYRQGGYAEIGMPPDSSAYTNSMRGSFDRTYLNGLDQRSTQVGIKRARSRERYDWAYTLDFYRTDERPDGGERFLNKALVPAFSWNRRDVDDLIFPRKGNIINTQIGFAAKPLLTDQSFARLYGRIRQYFPVGERDLVLARLEIGAVITNGNSNRIPSSLLFFAGGTSSIRGYTYQSIGRQQNGTTFPTKYLGTASLEYQRWFTRDWGAAVFWDVGTATDDYRHPTPLYHGVGVGVRWRSPVGPVNLDLGYGVHDKRFRPAISLGVAF
- a CDS encoding DUF6356 family protein, which produces MKAFTSHSPVDFKNILKTEVIMKFFTRHPASVGENYLQHMGSALSFALPLLGACLACLVHAVLPFAFEKTGSKIIVRLHERMVTNRHREAARTGRTPAR
- a CDS encoding translocation/assembly module TamB domain-containing protein; the encoded protein is MTTMPLTHATPSIAMTGDVRGDAREPTLTRPGTNADNANNGSRPPSPPSGDERTPPPPPPAGRGRWGRTLLGVALTLVLVVILALGALLWAMSSERGSRWLWQTAVSTLGGKLAGEWRSGSVLHGFTVGDVRYVDGATRITVSRLESRWALRWRPLHFTVDKLHAGEVELAFAPSPPSTTPTTMPTRLHLPLGLTLNDVRVAKLTLHSPALVLEDVRVNARSDGTQHTVQIEHLGTPYGEAVANVRLNGERPFALGGNVGLQAKAGDIPVALKADLSGSLDALVVDLTASGEKLNGTAHIAASPFGAVPLSRAQIAFDHINPRDFAPSAPQADLAIQADLRPEPGAKVFRVLGPVSVVNAGAGAIDAGRLPLESLRTQVLLDATRQALTGIELKLAGRAVLTGSGELRREALAAGDTPAVAAASGASGVSAGTHGTTASAAPAASAPTASPPATVSADGTSTKTTAETETKPTTADADVTVGGFALMMRNLDLRALYGKLPATKLGGPLDIKLDASGQRIALDWRDAAHRVLADVGLDAKGTRIHALSLEAGNGKAAATGVLENGDTGAYRAQIKLTRFDPAAWYDLYGPPKRGAKTPAASVTGQLDAQGVLRPEFGLALKFALHDSIYADLPMSGAGTVKLAGTRLLPSDANLLVAGNKVLLRGSFGAPGDKMAVNVDAPSLDKLGFGLAGRLQLDAQVSGTMERPAVAATLAADKLVFGAQTLEHLAGKVDVSGGLPGAAGDRLNVTLDGQGFTSAIARLDKLSLALAGTRGAHTLHLKATGKLREAPVDMNLDAAGAVTNARGKPGWKGTIQTLANRGVPKLDLASPWQVEASAERVHLGAAKLVTGAGALSLANFDYGDGQLKTAGTIDTLDIAQVLRVVQSFTGEPSPIASDLILDGKWNVSAGQRADGFVEVVRRSGDVTLRRGGVNDSVKVTVTGIPGLSAEKGGVGARVPLGISELRTRIDLSGQTARATVKAVSSLVGTVDADVQAGLRVQGGIPDVPDDAPLTGRIAVAIPNLSKFEDLAGAQFNFKGRANLNVTLAGTVAKPRPTGQLSADDLSVQMFDTGVSVKDGKVRIDLTPTEIVLRDVVVTGGGGGTARATGNIRLDTPEPTLGITLNADKLQLFAAPDRQLSLTGEAKATGSGEAMALNGKFTVDRARFALPPTSAPKLSDDVIVVRGGAQARTKPLDPKDQAARIGEQPTSRFSPHINVEVNLGRDFRFVGAGADLLLRGSMRVQSDPLTPMRATGTITVAEGTYEAFDRKLAIERGEINFVGPLDNPNLYIQAMRRNQEVAAGVLVTGTVRQPRVSLVSEPSVSDEEKLSWLMFGHGPDGAGLGQRQAMAGAATALLGATGGKRIIKDLGIDEFSIGTSDSGLPDDQQVVKVGKAISDNFALGYEQSLTSAASIVKITWQVSRRWQIALRTGSLSGFDVLFNRRFD